The following are encoded together in the Spirochaetales bacterium genome:
- a CDS encoding flavodoxin family protein, giving the protein MSEEKKVVIIFAPDDELVQKSAVAIKSTFVNEKFDVVIKEARDAHMPDLAVGNIVILGSKKEDKKPVHSDFTEIIRALKGINLAGRIAGVFTFDSEETTDFLSQALGDSDITLIERGLCFKNGRIDTKVIKDWVHTIIQTYIKKGST; this is encoded by the coding sequence ATGTCAGAAGAAAAGAAAGTTGTCATTATTTTTGCGCCGGATGACGAACTGGTACAGAAGTCGGCAGTCGCAATAAAAAGCACATTTGTCAATGAAAAATTCGATGTCGTAATCAAGGAAGCGCGCGATGCGCATATGCCCGATCTGGCAGTCGGTAATATCGTCATTCTCGGGTCGAAAAAAGAAGATAAAAAACCGGTACATTCCGATTTTACTGAAATTATCAGGGCCTTGAAGGGGATCAATCTCGCAGGCCGGATCGCCGGTGTATTTACTTTTGATTCTGAAGAAACGACAGATTTCTTATCGCAAGCGCTTGGCGATTCGGATATCACATTGATCGAGCGGGGATTATGTTTCAAAAACGGAAGGATCGATACGAAAGTGATAAAAGACTGGGTACATACTATTATTCAAACATATATCAAGAAAGGGTCAACATGA
- a CDS encoding DNA translocase FtsK yields MSEAVRRKFILDLHRRKRASKELYPGDGNTLVEKHPSASGDIADREQVTNRNNAARFLLPVPEQLPQANAPDESVQIETEDMDQPLVVPDAIDEKQNREEEYPQDITPNTKSSSKTGDNAAKRSNKPYRMPVNGLLKDYKDSSYRAIDDETRSAGRILMETLNEFKITAEVTGIRRGPVITMFEILPAPGVKLSKIVNLADNIALRLAASRVRIVAPIPGKHAVGIEVPNKKRAIVSFKELISLEQFYAKKYKLPIVVGKDIAGEAKIIDLSQTPHLLIAGATGSGKSVCVNSIICSLLYRHSPDEVKIMLIDPKIIELKFYNDIPHLLTPVITNPRRAFQALQYCICEMEHRYSLLDSIGVRDIESFNNKITKKKLTVSKLPYIVIVIDEFADFIATTGKEMEATIARLAAMSRAVGIHLVLATQRPSVEVITGLIKANFPSRIAFMVASKFDSRIIIDSVGAEKLLGKGDMLLTTAWNPIPTRIQGAFLSEEEVEAIAACARSFGEPDYIDEEIFIEEEDEESIQIGGPDPLMEKALDIVIAKGKASASFLQRRLKIGYNRAARLIEELEMRGIVGPQNGSKPRELLHIPDKKQ; encoded by the coding sequence ATGTCCGAAGCGGTACGGCGAAAGTTTATCCTCGACCTGCACCGGAGGAAGCGGGCATCGAAAGAGCTTTATCCCGGTGACGGGAATACCCTGGTGGAAAAGCATCCTTCCGCCTCAGGCGACATCGCTGACAGGGAACAGGTCACCAATCGAAACAATGCAGCCCGGTTCCTGCTGCCGGTTCCCGAACAACTGCCGCAGGCGAACGCCCCGGACGAATCGGTGCAGATCGAAACAGAGGATATGGATCAGCCGCTCGTTGTCCCCGATGCCATCGATGAAAAGCAGAACCGTGAAGAAGAATATCCCCAGGATATCACCCCAAACACGAAGTCTTCATCCAAAACAGGGGACAATGCAGCAAAACGGTCGAATAAACCATACAGAATGCCGGTAAACGGGCTGCTCAAGGATTACAAAGACAGCTCCTACCGCGCGATCGACGATGAGACCCGCTCTGCCGGCCGGATCCTTATGGAAACCCTGAACGAGTTCAAGATTACCGCCGAAGTGACGGGGATTCGAAGAGGCCCCGTTATCACCATGTTTGAAATACTTCCCGCGCCGGGAGTAAAACTCTCTAAAATCGTCAATCTCGCCGATAACATCGCGCTTCGACTCGCGGCGTCCCGGGTACGTATCGTGGCGCCGATACCGGGCAAGCATGCCGTCGGGATCGAGGTTCCCAATAAAAAGCGCGCCATCGTCTCCTTTAAGGAACTCATCTCCCTCGAACAGTTTTATGCAAAAAAATACAAATTGCCGATTGTCGTGGGCAAGGATATCGCGGGGGAAGCGAAAATCATCGATTTGAGTCAGACCCCGCATCTTCTCATTGCGGGGGCAACAGGATCTGGGAAATCGGTCTGTGTCAATTCCATTATATGTTCTCTGCTTTACCGGCATTCACCGGATGAAGTAAAAATCATGCTGATCGATCCGAAGATTATCGAACTCAAGTTCTACAACGATATTCCCCATCTCCTTACCCCGGTTATCACCAATCCCAGGCGGGCATTTCAGGCGCTTCAGTACTGCATCTGCGAAATGGAACACCGGTATTCACTGCTCGATTCCATCGGTGTCAGGGACATCGAATCATTCAACAATAAAATCACGAAAAAGAAGCTGACCGTTTCAAAGCTTCCCTATATCGTCATCGTTATCGATGAGTTCGCCGATTTTATCGCCACAACCGGAAAGGAAATGGAAGCAACCATTGCCCGGCTTGCGGCCATGTCCCGTGCAGTCGGCATACACCTCGTACTTGCCACACAACGGCCTTCGGTGGAAGTGATTACCGGTCTCATAAAGGCGAACTTTCCCTCACGCATCGCGTTCATGGTCGCAAGCAAATTCGATTCCCGGATTATCATCGATTCGGTGGGCGCGGAAAAACTCCTGGGCAAAGGCGACATGCTGCTCACTACCGCATGGAATCCGATCCCCACGCGAATACAGGGGGCCTTCCTTTCAGAAGAAGAAGTCGAAGCTATTGCGGCCTGCGCCAGATCATTCGGTGAACCGGACTACATCGACGAGGAAATTTTTATCGAGGAGGAAGACGAGGAATCGATACAGATTGGAGGTCCCGATCCCCTTATGGAAAAAGCGCTCGATATCGTTATCGCGAAGGGAAAGGCGTCGGCTTCATTTTTGCAGCGGCGGCTGAAAATAGGGTACAACAGGGCGGCAAGGCTTATCGAAGAATTGGAGATGCGGGGTATCGTCGGTCCCCAGAACGGAAGCAAACCGCGAGAACTGCTTCATATACCGGATAAAAAGCAATAG
- a CDS encoding LamG domain-containing protein, whose amino-acid sequence MMIMKIPVWILICTTLSASFCFADTLELTNGDTITGTIVSMDEEKVIVQTDYGLLQIRREYIKEGIFTSNGEGMSGQNMENNPIEGSGTEKPANPPVRGLIGEFLFNGNLLDTSGHSDILLNVNNTGFGKGADNSEKSAIEADGTGKYLFTSSLKEFDECHSFSISLWVYIRNSTKSQYLISKWASSSGEKAEGKVALNIKVPAIRCFVVDAEGYHHNLHVAEAIKQEQWQHIVVICDMGELRLYVDNKLYGKKQYSFTRLKKDNAPLYILTAKANNARTWSYYNCDGLIDSLRIYDRMLSEAEIAALYAEF is encoded by the coding sequence ATGATGATCATGAAAATTCCGGTATGGATACTCATTTGCACGACATTGAGCGCATCTTTCTGTTTTGCGGACACACTCGAATTGACAAACGGGGATACAATAACGGGAACGATAGTCAGTATGGACGAGGAGAAGGTCATCGTTCAGACCGATTATGGTCTGCTTCAAATCAGGCGTGAATATATAAAGGAGGGAATATTTACATCAAACGGAGAAGGGATGTCCGGGCAGAATATGGAAAACAATCCTATAGAAGGCTCCGGCACGGAAAAACCCGCGAATCCGCCGGTACGGGGACTTATCGGTGAGTTTCTTTTTAACGGCAACCTCCTGGATACTTCAGGCCATAGCGACATACTGTTAAATGTCAATAATACCGGATTCGGTAAAGGAGCCGATAATAGTGAAAAATCGGCAATCGAGGCGGACGGTACCGGGAAATACCTTTTTACTTCATCCCTCAAGGAATTCGATGAATGTCATTCGTTTTCAATCTCTCTCTGGGTTTATATTCGTAACAGTACGAAATCTCAGTATCTAATCTCCAAATGGGCATCGTCTTCCGGCGAAAAAGCGGAAGGAAAAGTCGCACTTAACATCAAAGTTCCGGCAATCAGGTGTTTCGTCGTGGATGCAGAGGGATATCATCATAATCTCCATGTCGCAGAGGCCATAAAACAGGAACAGTGGCAGCATATCGTCGTCATCTGTGACATGGGCGAACTGCGTCTGTATGTCGACAACAAACTATACGGAAAAAAACAATATTCATTTACGCGTCTCAAGAAGGACAACGCTCCTCTTTATATTTTAACGGCTAAAGCGAACAACGCCCGGACATGGTCGTACTATAATTGCGACGGACTTATTGATTCGTTACGAATCTATGACAGGATGCTTTCTGAAGCGGAAATCGCGGCACTATACGCCGAATTTTAG
- a CDS encoding adenine phosphoribosyltransferase — translation MKQEYDLDAAIRKIPDFPKKGILFYDITSILINPEAFNYCIDRMEGLYRGSDITAIAAIESRGFIFASPLANRLGLPLLIIRKKGKLPGETYAVDISLEYGVDTVEVHKSDVRPGMRFLLIDDLIATGGTLKGTIELLKKGGGTVAEIFGVVGLPFLKYEELLAGYRITTLIDYHGE, via the coding sequence ATGAAACAGGAATATGATCTCGATGCAGCCATCAGGAAAATTCCGGATTTTCCAAAAAAGGGTATACTTTTTTACGATATTACCAGTATCCTCATCAATCCGGAAGCATTCAATTATTGCATTGACAGAATGGAGGGATTGTACAGAGGATCGGACATTACCGCGATTGCCGCAATTGAATCGCGGGGTTTCATTTTTGCATCGCCACTGGCAAACAGACTCGGTCTTCCCCTGCTCATTATCCGAAAAAAGGGAAAACTACCCGGTGAGACATATGCTGTCGATATCAGTCTCGAATACGGTGTTGATACGGTTGAGGTACATAAAAGCGATGTGAGACCGGGAATGCGGTTTCTGTTGATCGATGATCTCATTGCCACGGGCGGAACACTCAAAGGAACGATCGAACTCCTTAAAAAGGGAGGGGGAACAGTCGCCGAAATTTTTGGTGTTGTCGGGCTTCCGTTTCTCAAATACGAGGAGCTTCTTGCAGGATACCGTATCACGACACTCATTGACTATCATGGAGAATAA
- a CDS encoding LysE family transporter yields MTIQLFWIVFSLSFLTALTGALVPGPLLTYTIMKSVEQKKHGFLTGLWVITGHAILESAILIALLSGFSYILGNAVIRFIVSLAGCLFLIYCGVSIIINLIKGKIPTDFTENTDVLQQNNSEKKPALLKNPIIGGVVISMSNPYWWMWWASIGSAFLIKYNISLENWQSILAFFAGHEAGDLACYVPVSMLAFLGGRYINKKVYYGILGCCALFLVGFGVYLGITSIFQISLQPL; encoded by the coding sequence ATGACGATTCAGCTATTTTGGATAGTGTTTTCTTTATCGTTCCTCACCGCCCTGACCGGTGCTCTCGTCCCGGGACCACTGCTTACCTATACGATAATGAAATCAGTAGAACAGAAAAAGCACGGCTTTCTTACAGGCCTCTGGGTGATAACCGGTCATGCGATTCTTGAATCCGCGATTCTCATCGCATTACTTTCAGGATTTTCCTATATTCTCGGAAATGCGGTTATCAGGTTTATTGTAAGTTTGGCAGGATGCCTTTTTTTGATCTACTGCGGCGTTTCCATCATCATCAATCTTATAAAAGGGAAAATTCCGACAGATTTCACGGAGAATACCGATGTTCTTCAGCAAAACAATAGTGAAAAGAAACCGGCGTTATTAAAAAATCCCATTATAGGCGGGGTGGTGATTTCAATGAGTAATCCGTATTGGTGGATGTGGTGGGCGTCAATCGGTTCCGCATTTCTCATCAAGTACAATATTTCTCTGGAAAACTGGCAATCCATACTCGCATTTTTTGCAGGTCACGAGGCCGGTGATCTCGCCTGTTATGTTCCCGTATCCATGCTTGCCTTTTTAGGCGGACGGTATATCAATAAAAAGGTATATTACGGGATTCTCGGCTGTTGTGCCTTATTTCTTGTCGGTTTTGGGGTGTATCTTGGTATTACATCGATTTTTCAGATTTCACTCCAGCCGCTTTAA
- a CDS encoding response regulator, translating to MGGRARILIVEDIYLVAKDLQESLEEMGYTVIDIVDSGKDAIERTGQRKPDLILMDIRLKGNMDGIEAASIIHETYNVPIIYVTAYADDHTLMRAKRTEPSGYIIKPFNRKELHSTIEMALYKQKIESFLKDREEFLAVTLRSISDAVITTDLKGYITFLNPFAENITGWSQDEAMGKHIDDVLVLVYERGEEMNVYPVRQTIEEDTTIVLENLFLLSRDKKRENILCSTSPIKDDKGSIIGTVVILRDMTEERRLQKELMKTQRLQSLAELAGSIGHEFNNLLTVILGNIELVKQGGGVKAEFKEGIEEAEIAAKKAKGLSTQLLMFSKRGEPAKKEMDVKKVMDSIIASSSRNARVEFEIDFADDLRRIEANEALISQAIDRMMKKAMSLFAREGKIIVKAENVVIDEKTLVPLDPGIYIRIEIREHDVLMPGEQLESMFNPNFSIEKRKESIDIASAYSIVKNHGGTIIAESGKDDGTVFYIYLPAIKERIPRDEASNNKQHIGKRVLVMDDHELVRIIAGKILNHLGFEVEFARHGLEAVELYKKAKENGNPFSVVFLDLTVNFGLGAIDTIQKLLEIDPKVKAVVSSGYSNDPIIQNYQVYGFCAVITKPYEIEDFNRILRKLR from the coding sequence ATGGGAGGAAGAGCAAGAATCCTGATTGTTGAAGATATCTATCTTGTCGCCAAGGATTTGCAGGAATCTCTCGAGGAAATGGGTTATACGGTAATCGATATTGTCGATTCCGGCAAGGACGCAATAGAACGTACGGGACAGCGGAAACCCGATCTTATCCTCATGGATATCAGGCTGAAGGGTAATATGGATGGTATCGAGGCGGCTTCTATTATCCATGAAACCTATAATGTCCCCATTATCTATGTGACCGCGTATGCGGATGACCATACCCTAATGAGGGCAAAACGGACCGAACCAAGCGGTTATATCATCAAACCGTTTAATAGAAAGGAACTGCATTCCACGATCGAGATGGCCCTTTATAAACAGAAAATCGAATCCTTTCTCAAGGACAGGGAAGAATTCCTTGCCGTTACCTTGAGAAGCATCAGCGATGCGGTCATTACAACCGATTTAAAAGGGTATATTACATTTTTAAATCCTTTTGCGGAAAACATCACGGGCTGGAGTCAGGATGAGGCGATGGGCAAACATATTGATGATGTGCTTGTTCTGGTATACGAGCGGGGAGAAGAGATGAATGTCTATCCCGTCAGGCAAACCATAGAAGAAGATACGACGATTGTTCTGGAAAATCTTTTTCTGCTGTCGCGGGATAAAAAAAGAGAAAACATATTGTGCAGCACTTCACCCATAAAGGACGATAAAGGCTCGATAATCGGGACAGTCGTCATCTTGCGTGATATGACGGAGGAAAGACGGCTGCAAAAAGAACTGATGAAAACCCAACGGCTTCAATCTCTCGCGGAACTCGCGGGCAGCATCGGACATGAGTTCAATAACCTTCTTACCGTCATCCTCGGCAATATCGAACTGGTAAAGCAGGGCGGGGGGGTGAAAGCGGAATTTAAGGAAGGTATCGAAGAGGCGGAAATCGCGGCAAAGAAAGCGAAGGGATTGTCGACGCAATTACTCATGTTTTCAAAAAGAGGCGAACCCGCAAAAAAAGAGATGGATGTAAAAAAGGTGATGGATTCCATTATCGCCTCATCATCGCGAAATGCCAGAGTTGAATTTGAAATCGATTTTGCCGATGACCTCCGTCGGATTGAAGCAAACGAAGCCCTTATTTCACAGGCAATCGATCGTATGATGAAGAAGGCTATGTCGCTTTTCGCCAGGGAAGGGAAAATAATTGTAAAAGCGGAAAATGTCGTCATCGACGAGAAAACCCTTGTTCCGCTTGATCCCGGTATATATATACGGATAGAGATAAGGGAGCATGATGTGCTGATGCCCGGAGAACAGCTCGAGAGCATGTTCAATCCGAATTTCTCCATCGAGAAACGCAAAGAGAGTATTGATATCGCCTCGGCATATTCGATTGTCAAAAACCATGGCGGTACCATTATCGCTGAATCGGGAAAAGACGATGGAACGGTTTTTTATATCTATCTGCCTGCGATAAAGGAAAGAATCCCGCGTGATGAAGCGTCGAATAATAAACAGCATATCGGGAAAAGGGTTCTGGTCATGGACGATCACGAGCTGGTGAGGATTATAGCCGGGAAAATTCTCAACCACCTCGGCTTTGAGGTCGAATTTGCACGGCATGGACTCGAGGCGGTTGAGCTGTATAAAAAGGCGAAGGAAAACGGCAATCCCTTTTCTGTTGTATTTCTTGATCTGACGGTCAATTTCGGGCTTGGGGCGATCGATACCATTCAAAAGCTTCTGGAAATCGATCCAAAAGTGAAGGCCGTCGTATCGAGTGGTTATTCCAATGATCCCATCATACAGAATTACCAGGTATACGGCTTTTGTGCGGTGATTACGAAACCATACGAGATCGAAGATTTTAACAGAATACTGCGGAAACTGAGATAA
- a CDS encoding P-loop NTPase has product MTTILPVASGKGGTGKTIFSANLGVTLAQMRKTVVLIDLDLGGSNLHTCLGIQNSNPGIGDLIYKKENNLSALLFKTDIDRLFFIPGDSLLTGTANLDYASKRKIIKQIHALEADFIVLDLGSGSTFNTIDFFLTSSNGIIVTTPETTAILNAYSFLKTALFRLLYRSFPAKSSERESIFRFLTSRIEGTHISFRSLIDELKQANPASGTTVENQIAGLRPKIIINMVTSKNDLAIGSKLRQITLMNLLLTLEYIGFLQKNQDVGMSVIRRKPAVLIAPDCSYSLSIRAIAEKLISSSRFQVPALYESDEDIEELRSKLH; this is encoded by the coding sequence ATGACGACAATTCTTCCTGTTGCAAGCGGAAAAGGAGGGACCGGAAAAACCATTTTTTCCGCGAATCTCGGCGTCACACTCGCACAAATGAGAAAAACCGTCGTCCTTATCGATCTCGATCTCGGCGGATCAAACCTGCATACGTGTCTCGGCATACAGAACAGCAATCCGGGAATCGGCGATCTCATTTATAAAAAGGAAAACAACCTCTCGGCGCTTCTTTTCAAGACCGATATCGACCGTCTTTTTTTTATTCCCGGTGACTCCCTGCTTACCGGTACCGCAAATCTTGATTACGCGTCCAAACGGAAAATCATTAAGCAGATACACGCACTTGAAGCGGACTTTATCGTTCTCGATCTCGGTTCCGGTTCAACCTTTAATACGATCGATTTTTTCCTGACTTCCTCAAACGGCATCATTGTTACCACTCCGGAGACAACGGCTATTCTCAATGCATATTCCTTTCTTAAAACCGCCCTCTTCCGGCTTCTCTACCGGAGTTTTCCCGCGAAAAGCAGCGAAAGGGAATCGATATTCCGTTTTCTGACAAGCAGGATAGAAGGAACCCACATCTCCTTTCGATCACTTATCGATGAATTGAAACAGGCCAACCCCGCATCCGGCACAACGGTGGAAAACCAGATAGCCGGTTTGAGACCGAAAATTATCATCAATATGGTGACATCCAAAAACGATCTCGCTATCGGTTCAAAATTACGGCAAATCACCCTGATGAATCTCCTTTTAACACTTGAATACATCGGTTTTTTACAGAAAAATCAGGATGTGGGTATGTCGGTGATAAGGAGAAAGCCCGCTGTTCTGATCGCACCCGATTGTTCATATTCGCTATCCATCCGTGCTATTGCGGAAAAACTCATATCTTCCTCGCGTTTTCAGGTCCCCGCGCTTTACGAATCGGACGAGGATATCGAAGAACTCCGGTCGAAACTCCATTGA
- a CDS encoding ferredoxin, which yields MTVKIDDSACTGCGLCADSVPDVFKMGDDLAEVIKAEVPSDLEDDVKDAADNCPVEAIIIG from the coding sequence ATGACGGTTAAAATTGACGATAGCGCATGCACCGGCTGCGGTCTGTGCGCGGATAGTGTGCCGGATGTCTTTAAAATGGGAGACGATCTGGCAGAAGTCATCAAGGCGGAAGTTCCGTCAGATCTCGAAGATGATGTCAAGGATGCTGCTGATAATTGTCCTGTAGAGGCGATTATCATCGGATAA
- a CDS encoding aldolase catalytic domain-containing protein — MSKEINENPQILRDSEGWITYRPEIKVLDCTIRDGGLMNDHKFENGFIKSVYQTCVEAGIDYMELGYKADKKIFAPSTYGNWKFCDEDDIRKIVGENNTGLKLSVMADAERTDYHTDILPKSESVVDMIRVATYIHQIPTAIEIIIDAHEKGYETTVNLMAISTVQERELDAGLDALSRTPVGTIYLVDSFGSLYHEQIQYLTRKYMRYAQPGGKHVGIHAHNNQQLAYANTITAVIEGANLLDATIDGMGRGAGNCALELLIGFLHNPKFHLRPILKCLQEEVRPLQKQLRWGCEVPYMITGQLNQHPRAAMKFLASDDREKYVQFYDSVMEEE; from the coding sequence ATGTCAAAGGAAATCAATGAGAATCCACAGATACTCAGGGACAGTGAGGGATGGATTACCTACCGACCTGAAATTAAAGTACTCGACTGCACGATCCGTGACGGCGGACTCATGAACGACCATAAGTTTGAAAACGGTTTTATTAAATCTGTGTATCAGACCTGCGTGGAAGCGGGGATTGATTATATGGAACTCGGTTATAAAGCGGACAAGAAAATTTTCGCACCATCGACTTACGGAAACTGGAAATTCTGCGACGAAGACGATATCAGGAAAATAGTCGGGGAAAACAACACGGGGCTTAAACTCTCGGTAATGGCGGATGCGGAAAGAACGGATTACCATACGGATATTCTGCCGAAATCGGAGAGTGTCGTCGATATGATAAGGGTGGCGACATATATTCATCAGATACCCACCGCTATTGAAATAATCATCGATGCCCATGAAAAAGGATATGAAACCACCGTCAATCTCATGGCCATTTCAACCGTGCAGGAACGCGAACTCGATGCGGGTCTCGATGCACTTTCCCGGACGCCTGTCGGGACCATCTATCTTGTCGACAGTTTCGGCTCGCTTTACCACGAACAGATTCAATATCTGACACGGAAATATATGCGGTACGCACAACCCGGAGGAAAGCATGTGGGAATTCATGCCCATAACAATCAGCAACTCGCCTATGCCAACACAATTACCGCGGTCATCGAAGGCGCGAACCTGCTCGACGCCACCATCGACGGCATGGGACGAGGCGCGGGTAATTGCGCGCTTGAGCTTTTAATCGGTTTCCTGCACAATCCGAAGTTCCATCTCAGACCCATTCTTAAATGCCTGCAGGAGGAAGTACGTCCTCTTCAGAAACAGCTGAGATGGGGCTGTGAAGTCCCCTATATGATTACGGGCCAGCTGAACCAGCACCCGAGGGCGGCAATGAAATTCCTTGCCAGTGACGATCGGGAAAAATATGTTCAATTCTACGATTCGGTGATGGAAGAAGAGTAA
- a CDS encoding undecaprenyl-diphosphate phosphatase, with translation MDIVQSIILGALQGVTEFIPVSSSGHLLVLRTFMGLEEIPVLFDILLHVPTLLAIVIVFRKKIIELAAAVPPLIEALIKHEKAPQKEREAGRLISVLLVATAATALLGAGIEKLKDYIPVTPKISGILFIITGLILIATRFMHGNKEYNQIGIREGIVTGIGQGIGVLPGISRSGITIAASLFSGMKRENAGEYSFLLAIPAILGALLLKMNEAGSMHIAPHVLVISLLVSFVTGLLSLILLIRLVKKSRLYFFSIYLIPAGVLTIIFA, from the coding sequence ATGGATATCGTGCAATCGATAATTCTTGGTGCACTTCAGGGTGTGACGGAGTTTATCCCTGTTTCGAGTTCCGGCCACCTTTTGGTTTTGAGAACGTTCATGGGACTGGAGGAAATTCCCGTACTTTTCGATATACTGCTTCATGTCCCTACGCTTCTGGCGATTGTCATCGTTTTCAGAAAAAAAATAATCGAACTCGCTGCCGCCGTCCCGCCCCTCATTGAAGCCCTGATTAAGCATGAAAAAGCCCCCCAAAAAGAAAGGGAGGCGGGGAGACTCATTTCGGTCCTCCTCGTTGCCACCGCGGCAACCGCCCTGCTCGGTGCCGGAATAGAAAAATTAAAGGATTATATTCCCGTGACGCCAAAAATAAGCGGTATTCTTTTTATTATAACAGGACTTATTCTGATAGCAACAAGGTTCATGCATGGTAACAAAGAATATAATCAGATCGGTATCAGGGAAGGTATAGTGACGGGGATCGGACAGGGAATCGGTGTTTTGCCGGGAATATCACGCTCCGGCATCACCATCGCGGCTTCACTCTTTTCGGGAATGAAACGGGAGAATGCAGGGGAATATTCCTTTCTCCTGGCGATACCGGCTATACTCGGAGCACTCCTTCTTAAAATGAACGAGGCCGGCAGCATGCATATCGCCCCTCACGTCCTGGTAATCTCGCTCCTGGTAAGCTTCGTAACCGGATTGCTCTCACTGATTTTATTGATTCGGCTTGTAAAAAAATCCCGGCTTTACTTTTTCAGTATCTATCTTATTCCTGCGGGAGTTCTCACCATCATCTTCGCCTGA
- a CDS encoding AAA family ATPase: protein MDNRIMAIVGMCGAGKSVACDVLKERGWHYIRFGQITIDKLKENGLEITPANEKEMRESLRKIYGMGAFAILSLPRIDAAVKKGNVIIDGLYSWSEYRILKEKFGAMMNVVCIHAAPEIRYERLERRQRDPADSDTRMRPLAREEARARDYAEIENIEKGGPIAMADIMIINESSEEDLKKRMEEVDDGK from the coding sequence ATGGATAATAGAATCATGGCAATAGTCGGCATGTGCGGCGCGGGAAAATCGGTCGCCTGTGACGTTCTTAAGGAGAGGGGTTGGCATTATATTCGATTCGGCCAGATCACGATCGATAAATTGAAAGAAAATGGCTTGGAGATTACTCCGGCAAACGAGAAAGAAATGCGGGAATCCCTGCGGAAAATATACGGAATGGGGGCTTTCGCCATTCTCTCGCTTCCCCGTATTGACGCTGCCGTAAAAAAGGGCAATGTGATTATAGACGGTCTGTACTCATGGAGTGAGTACAGGATTCTAAAAGAAAAGTTCGGTGCGATGATGAATGTGGTTTGTATCCATGCCGCACCTGAAATACGCTATGAACGGCTTGAACGCCGCCAGCGGGATCCGGCAGACAGTGACACGCGGATGCGTCCGCTTGCCAGGGAAGAGGCGCGGGCAAGGGATTATGCTGAAATCGAGAATATCGAAAAAGGCGGTCCGATCGCCATGGCGGATATCATGATCATCAATGAATCATCGGAAGAAGATCTTAAAAAAAGAATGGAGGAAGTGGATGATGGAAAATAA